The Plodia interpunctella isolate USDA-ARS_2022_Savannah chromosome 8, ilPloInte3.2, whole genome shotgun sequence genome window below encodes:
- the LOC128671928 gene encoding uncharacterized protein LOC128671928 codes for MEKLQFKFTLLPGSDGKSNVYSITSITTKDNKVYAIPEEFQAVGHHKEIIKTSAYNKVKNSLKKRFQTRRVWITMTQELAGIYLDEDGNVQFGDQFLEEIIEEEVAQKNESGTLEKLFEKFIETTQANRQQSLKSIAEKFVLEKFTSKNANANLWIDIFEKECLRCEVTSDEKKIEILRLFLDKTCADWYSSMIMKLSFKSEWSIWKSKFCETFANKGWNPVTYALFFKYKDGSLLEYAIKKEKLLLEMRPSIDTGTLTDLIAAGLPEFILNKIDREILKDTMDLFNELNKHEHSMNKRNFVAKRNYGNQKSYVKTETKIPCKICEKLNKGSRYHSENLCWFKEKEEEKIKKNSIRHVNNSVIEAELNEADQKN; via the coding sequence atggagaaacttcaatttaaatttacattattgccCGGAAGTGATGGAAAGTCAAATGTGTATTCTATAACCTCAATAACCACTAAGGACAACAAAGTGTATGCAATACCTGAGGAGTTTCAGGCGGTTGGCCATCACAAAGAAATCATTAAAACCTCTGCATATAATAAAGTGAAGAATAGCTTAAAAAAAAGGTTCCAAACAAGAAGAGTCTGGATAACAATGACACAAGAATTGGCTGgaatttatttagatgaaGACGGAAACGTGCAATTTGGAGATCAATTTTTAGAAGAAATAATAGAAGAAGAAGTGGCGCAGAAGAACGAGTCAGGTACActagaaaaattatttgaaaagtttATAGAAACCACGCAAGCAAATAGGCAGCaaagtttaaaatcaattgCAGAAAAATTTGTATTAGAAAAATTTACTAGTAAAAATGCCAACGCAAATCTGTGGattgacatttttgaaaaagaatgTTTGCGATGTGAGGTAACATcggatgaaaaaaaaattgaaatactcAGATTGTTTTTGGATAAGACCTGCGCTGACTGGTATAGTTCTATGATTATGAAATTGTCATTCAAATCTGAATGGTCTATATGGAAAAGCAAATTTTGTGAGACATTCGCCAATAAGGGATGGAACCCAGTCACTTACGCactgttttttaaatacaaagatGGTTCTTTACTAGAATACgctataaaaaaggaaaaacttCTGCTGGAGATGAGACCATCAATTGATACAGGTACTTTGACAGATCTTATTGCAGCGGGATTACCAGaattcattttaaacaaaatagacCGAGAAATTCTAAAAGATACaatggatttatttaatgagCTGAATAAGCATGAACACTCgatgaataaaagaaattttgtggccaagagaaattatggaaatCAGAAGTCTTATGTTAAAACCGAAACAAAAATTCCATgcaaaatatgtgaaaaattaaataagggCTCGCGTTATCATTCTGAAAATTTATGCTGgtttaaagaaaaagaagaggaaaaaattaagaaaaattccATTAGGCATGTCAATAATTCAGTAATTGAAGCAGAATTAAACGAGGCTGATCAAAAAAACTAA